A single genomic interval of Chloracidobacterium validum harbors:
- a CDS encoding S41 family peptidase — translation MQCILRASWLLVVTVALSSLGLAQDGTRPLLARTPTASRTHIVFSFAGDLWRAPRAGGEAVQLTNHPGIEAEPLFSPDGSLIAFTGQYDGNTDVYVVPVTGGIPQRLTYHPDPDRAVGWTPDGKRVLFASARLSESGRTQRLFTVDKNGGPAEPLPLPMATYGSFSPDGAKLVYEPVPRAFAAWKRYRGGRASYLWIANLADSSVTKIPRADTNDFNPMWVGKTIYFLSDRNGPVTLFAYDPASNKVTPALKHDGLDIKSASVAVGGDDAIVYEQFGGLHVFDVKSGKHAPIKITLNGDMAGVRPRFEKAGSRVTASAISPTGMRVAFEARGDILTVPAEKGAIRNLTATPGVAERDPAWSPDGKWVAYFSDASGEYELHLREQTGLGELKVIKLEPSFYYSPTWSPDSKKIAFTDKRLNFWLVDVESGTPTKFDTARTTGGAGFRLRGVEWSPDSQWLAYTKPMRSAYSAAFVYSLESKQVTQITDAASDVTSVCFDRNGKYLYLLSSTNIGPALNGFDMSSYAHRNDTVRSVHAAVLRKTDPSPVAPESDDEKTAEDKKPGDGVPPGSPPNGIPGRPGDKPREAPKVVIDFEGLNQRIVALPIPARAFVGFDAGKPNILYIYESTFGGTGIPGLIVHKFDVEKRKLEKILEGISSFQPTANGEKCLYRQGQNWFIASLMAPIKPGEGKLRTDEMEVRVEPRLEWAQMYREVWRLERDFFYDPTHHGLNLQATAQKYEPYLNAVMHRADLNYLFDEMLGELSVGHLYVRGGDVPEVKRVPGGLLGADYVVENGRYRIAKIYQGENWNPQLRAPLTQPGVNVNVGDYILAVNGQEVVATEDIYRYFEATADKQVVLKVSPSPDGSNARTVTVVPVASEASLRNLDWIETNKRRVTELSGGKLAYLWLPDTAAGGYTNFNRYFFSQLDKQGAVVDERFNGGGQAADYIIDYLRKPLLSYWAVRDGEDFRTPFGTMPGPKVMIVNEYAGSGGDLMPWMFRQLGIGQLVGKRTWGGLVGIGGYPVLMDGGTVTAPHFAFYSPEGKWEIENRGVAPDIEVDLDPQAWRAGRDTQLERAVAVVMEALSKNPPPAKPKRPDYPNYHRKK, via the coding sequence ATGCAATGTATCCTTCGCGCTTCCTGGCTACTGGTGGTTACGGTGGCCTTGTCAAGTCTTGGTTTGGCGCAAGACGGCACGCGCCCCTTGCTGGCTCGAACGCCGACCGCAAGTCGTACGCACATTGTGTTTTCCTTCGCTGGCGATCTATGGCGCGCACCGCGCGCAGGCGGCGAAGCGGTTCAACTCACCAACCATCCTGGGATTGAAGCCGAGCCGCTTTTTTCCCCAGACGGGAGCTTGATTGCGTTTACAGGTCAGTATGACGGCAATACAGATGTGTATGTCGTTCCGGTAACGGGCGGCATTCCGCAACGGCTGACCTACCATCCCGACCCAGACCGGGCCGTAGGCTGGACGCCCGATGGCAAGCGCGTGTTGTTTGCCAGCGCCCGACTCAGCGAGTCTGGCCGTACCCAACGATTGTTCACCGTTGACAAAAACGGCGGCCCGGCCGAGCCGCTGCCATTGCCAATGGCAACGTATGGGAGTTTTTCACCGGACGGCGCGAAGCTGGTTTACGAGCCGGTCCCACGCGCCTTTGCCGCCTGGAAGCGCTACCGCGGCGGCCGGGCGTCTTACCTGTGGATTGCCAACCTGGCGGATTCGAGCGTGACGAAAATTCCACGCGCCGACACCAATGACTTCAACCCGATGTGGGTTGGCAAGACCATCTACTTCCTCTCCGATCGGAACGGGCCGGTGACACTCTTTGCCTATGATCCAGCTTCCAACAAAGTGACGCCGGCCCTGAAACATGATGGGCTGGACATCAAATCGGCTTCCGTAGCGGTCGGCGGTGATGACGCCATCGTGTATGAGCAGTTTGGCGGCCTTCATGTGTTTGATGTGAAGAGCGGCAAGCATGCGCCCATCAAGATCACGCTCAATGGCGACATGGCCGGCGTGCGCCCACGCTTTGAAAAGGCCGGCTCACGAGTCACGGCTTCGGCAATTTCACCCACCGGCATGCGCGTTGCCTTTGAAGCGCGCGGGGACATCCTGACCGTGCCGGCCGAAAAAGGCGCGATCCGCAACCTCACGGCGACGCCCGGCGTGGCGGAACGCGATCCGGCCTGGTCGCCAGACGGGAAATGGGTGGCCTACTTTTCCGACGCCTCTGGCGAATATGAACTGCACCTGCGGGAGCAAACCGGGCTGGGTGAACTCAAGGTCATCAAGCTCGAACCATCGTTTTATTACTCGCCTACTTGGTCTCCCGACAGCAAAAAGATTGCCTTCACTGACAAACGGCTCAACTTCTGGCTGGTGGATGTCGAAAGTGGCACGCCGACCAAGTTTGACACGGCGCGGACCACGGGCGGGGCCGGCTTTCGTCTGCGTGGTGTGGAATGGTCGCCGGACAGCCAGTGGTTGGCCTACACCAAACCCATGCGCTCGGCCTACAGCGCCGCCTTTGTTTACAGCCTCGAAAGCAAGCAGGTGACGCAAATCACAGATGCCGCCAGCGACGTGACGAGTGTCTGCTTCGACCGCAATGGCAAGTATCTCTACTTGTTGTCGAGCACCAACATTGGCCCGGCGCTCAATGGCTTCGACATGTCGAGCTACGCGCACCGGAATGACACGGTTCGGTCGGTCCATGCCGCCGTGTTGCGCAAGACGGATCCATCGCCGGTTGCCCCGGAAAGCGATGACGAGAAGACTGCCGAAGATAAAAAGCCAGGCGACGGCGTCCCGCCAGGCAGCCCGCCAAACGGCATACCAGGGCGACCGGGTGACAAACCCAGGGAAGCGCCAAAGGTGGTGATTGATTTCGAGGGACTCAACCAACGCATCGTCGCGCTGCCGATTCCAGCCCGCGCCTTCGTCGGTTTCGACGCCGGCAAGCCCAACATCCTCTACATCTATGAGTCCACGTTTGGCGGAACGGGCATCCCCGGACTCATCGTTCACAAGTTTGACGTCGAAAAGCGCAAGCTCGAAAAAATCCTGGAAGGCATTTCTAGCTTCCAACCGACGGCGAATGGCGAAAAGTGCCTGTATCGGCAGGGTCAAAACTGGTTCATCGCATCCTTGATGGCACCGATCAAGCCAGGCGAGGGCAAACTTCGGACGGATGAAATGGAAGTTCGGGTTGAGCCGCGCCTGGAGTGGGCGCAGATGTACCGCGAGGTGTGGCGGCTGGAGCGCGACTTCTTCTACGATCCAACCCACCACGGCTTGAATCTCCAGGCAACGGCCCAGAAATATGAGCCGTATCTCAACGCCGTGATGCACCGGGCGGATTTGAACTACCTTTTTGATGAAATGCTCGGCGAGTTGAGCGTTGGACACCTCTACGTGCGTGGCGGCGATGTGCCGGAAGTCAAGCGCGTGCCGGGTGGTTTGCTTGGGGCGGATTACGTCGTTGAGAATGGTCGGTACCGGATCGCCAAGATTTATCAAGGCGAAAACTGGAACCCACAGCTCCGCGCCCCGCTGACCCAGCCAGGTGTCAATGTCAACGTGGGCGATTACATCCTGGCGGTCAACGGACAGGAGGTCGTCGCTACCGAGGACATTTACCGTTACTTTGAGGCAACCGCCGACAAGCAGGTAGTGCTCAAGGTCAGCCCAAGCCCGGACGGGTCCAATGCGCGGACGGTGACGGTCGTCCCGGTCGCCAGTGAAGCCAGTCTGCGCAACTTGGACTGGATTGAGACCAACAAACGGCGCGTCACCGAACTGAGCGGCGGCAAGCTGGCCTATCTCTGGCTGCCAGACACGGCAGCCGGTGGGTACACCAACTTCAACCGTTATTTCTTCTCGCAACTCGACAAGCAAGGGGCGGTCGTGGACGAACGCTTCAACGGCGGCGGACAAGCGGCGGACTACATCATTGATTACCTGCGCAAGCCGCTGCTGAGTTACTGGGCAGTGCGCGACGGCGAAGACTTCCGCACCCCATTTGGAACCATGCCCGGCCCAAAGGTGATGATCGTCAACGAATATGCCGGCTCCGGCGGTGACTTGATGCCTTGGATGTTTCGTCAACTGGGCATCGGCCAGTTGGTGGGCAAGCGCACTTGGGGGGGACTGGTCGGGATCGGCGGTTATCCGGTGCTGATGGATGGCGGAACCGTAACCGCTCCACACTTTGCCTTCTATTCGCCGGAAGGCAAGTGGGAAATCGAGAATCGGGGCGTAGCGCCGGACATCGAGGTTGACCTTGACCCGCAAGCGTGGCGCGCCGGACGCGATACCCAGCTCGAACGGGCGGTAGCGGTCGTCATGGAGGCACTGAGCAAAAATCCACCGCCGGCGAAGCCCAAGCGCCCGGACTACCCGAACTACCACCGCAAGAAGTAG
- a CDS encoding SDR family NAD(P)-dependent oxidoreductase: MELTGSVALVTGGARRLGAAMACALAVRGVQVALHCHGSRPVAENLAAELRATGATVEVFSADLRQAPAVDALFAAVERRFGTLHILVNNAAVFERRPVLELTDADWEQTLAVNLTAPFWCARRAAKLMLAQGRGKIINLACVGGVRPWSAYVHYNVSKAGLIMLTEGLAKALAPVIQVNAIAPGIVDLTGARQGVTPDDITRALLYLLDTDAVTGETLFVDAGYRLGIKPNV, translated from the coding sequence GTGGAGTTGACTGGAAGTGTCGCTTTGGTAACGGGAGGCGCGCGCCGCTTGGGGGCGGCCATGGCGTGCGCGCTGGCGGTACGGGGCGTCCAGGTCGCGCTCCATTGCCATGGGTCGCGGCCGGTAGCCGAAAACCTAGCGGCCGAGTTGCGCGCCACCGGGGCCACGGTTGAAGTTTTTTCAGCCGATCTGCGGCAAGCCCCGGCGGTGGACGCGCTCTTCGCGGCGGTCGAACGGCGGTTCGGCACGCTTCACATTCTGGTCAACAACGCTGCCGTGTTTGAGCGCCGTCCGGTGCTCGAACTCACTGATGCCGACTGGGAGCAGACGTTGGCCGTCAACCTGACCGCGCCCTTCTGGTGTGCGCGCCGGGCCGCGAAACTGATGCTGGCGCAGGGGCGCGGCAAGATCATCAACTTGGCTTGTGTTGGGGGCGTGCGTCCGTGGTCGGCCTACGTTCACTACAACGTCTCGAAAGCCGGCCTCATCATGCTGACCGAAGGTCTGGCCAAAGCCCTTGCGCCGGTCATCCAGGTCAATGCCATTGCGCCGGGGATTGTTGACCTGACCGGCGCTCGCCAGGGCGTCACGCCGGACGACATCACGCGGGCGTTGCTGTACTTGCTCGATACTGACGCGGTGACGGGCGAAACGCTGTTTGTGGATGCGGGCTACCGACTGGGTATCAAGCCCAACGTGTAG
- a CDS encoding WD40/YVTN/BNR-like repeat-containing protein translates to MMKLLSVVLMLWGVLVGAVAPACRALAAAETPAPGLTSELAAQTEWKVTGPFGGTVRALAQDPTNPKRMFIGTADGQIYATTDGAQTWQWLPTFNRPQYIIESITIDPTATNTLYAAVWVLENDREGGVYKSTDGGETWRAVLKHESVRAFALAPGNASVLVAGSRSGAFRSTDGGETWARFSPTDQTGIRNIESVAIDPRSADTVYVGTWYLPWKTVDGGNNWTFIHGETSKLIEDSDIFSIAIDNFDPDRVYCSACSGIYRSLDGGRNWTKFKGIPSSARRTHVIFPHPTREREIFAGTTEGLWRTTDGGETWRQVLPSTTTINEIRVHPTAPDRVIVGTENSGVLISEDGGTTFRPFNHGFVARRVSGLLADSMQRGRLFASVMFNGAEGGVYVSTDLGQTWQPASQGLGARDVYGLHAPVGNSRRLYAATNDGVFFTENGGSLWQPANPAATWKPTPVAPGGRPPAPVTTAPSPRPAAKKRQVAARPSTRRTVLRQRLKGHVVELASTGEGWLYAAAWDGLFRTDNPAKGWEKINLGAYRGRLFSIAVSPRNPDVLLAGISDGLLMSSDGGVTWQRADLPMKAVKDATCVQEIAIHPRQPETILVGTRRTAYLSRDGGKSWERLARGIGFGDIAVIRFNPRNADEVLIGDAQGGGLYLSVNGGQLFHRLDQRAVLPGRRMWAAAFDPFTTGRVYAGSVTSGVMIATIPGVAPLSASQ, encoded by the coding sequence ATGATGAAGTTGCTTTCTGTGGTGTTGATGCTCTGGGGCGTGCTTGTCGGGGCGGTTGCGCCAGCTTGCAGGGCGTTGGCCGCGGCGGAGACGCCGGCGCCGGGGTTGACATCTGAGCTTGCTGCGCAAACCGAATGGAAGGTCACCGGCCCCTTTGGAGGGACGGTGCGCGCCCTGGCGCAAGACCCAACCAATCCGAAGCGCATGTTCATTGGGACGGCAGACGGGCAAATCTACGCGACGACAGATGGGGCGCAGACTTGGCAGTGGCTACCGACCTTCAATCGCCCGCAGTACATCATCGAAAGCATCACGATTGACCCAACGGCAACCAACACGCTCTATGCCGCCGTTTGGGTGCTTGAAAATGACCGCGAAGGCGGCGTGTACAAATCCACCGATGGTGGTGAGACCTGGCGGGCTGTCCTGAAGCACGAATCCGTCCGGGCCTTTGCCCTTGCGCCAGGCAATGCCAGTGTCCTGGTGGCCGGTTCGCGCAGTGGAGCTTTCCGTTCCACGGATGGTGGGGAAACTTGGGCGCGGTTTTCTCCAACTGACCAGACCGGCATTCGGAATATCGAGTCCGTGGCAATTGATCCACGCAGTGCCGATACGGTGTATGTCGGCACGTGGTACTTGCCGTGGAAGACCGTGGACGGTGGGAATAACTGGACGTTCATCCACGGTGAGACCTCAAAGTTGATTGAAGATTCGGATATTTTCAGCATTGCGATTGACAACTTTGATCCAGACCGCGTCTATTGCAGCGCGTGCAGTGGCATCTACCGGAGCCTCGATGGCGGGCGTAACTGGACAAAGTTCAAGGGCATTCCTTCGAGCGCCCGTCGGACACACGTCATTTTCCCGCACCCAACCCGCGAGCGAGAAATCTTTGCCGGCACGACCGAAGGCCTCTGGCGTACCACGGATGGCGGGGAAACCTGGCGGCAGGTGCTGCCTTCGACAACGACGATCAACGAGATTCGCGTTCACCCCACGGCCCCCGACCGAGTCATCGTCGGCACGGAAAATAGTGGGGTTCTCATCAGCGAGGATGGCGGAACTACCTTTCGGCCCTTCAACCACGGATTTGTTGCGCGGCGCGTCTCCGGGCTGTTGGCAGACAGCATGCAGCGCGGACGGCTGTTTGCAAGCGTGATGTTCAACGGTGCCGAAGGTGGCGTCTATGTCTCAACCGATCTGGGCCAAACGTGGCAGCCGGCTTCGCAGGGGCTTGGCGCACGCGATGTGTATGGCCTCCATGCGCCCGTTGGTAACTCGCGCCGCCTCTATGCGGCAACGAACGATGGCGTCTTTTTCACGGAGAATGGCGGAAGCCTCTGGCAGCCGGCCAACCCGGCCGCAACCTGGAAGCCAACGCCGGTGGCACCAGGCGGCCGCCCACCTGCCCCGGTGACAACCGCGCCTAGCCCACGCCCGGCTGCCAAGAAACGCCAAGTGGCAGCGCGTCCGTCCACGCGCCGAACGGTCCTCCGGCAGCGGCTGAAAGGCCATGTTGTGGAGCTAGCCTCCACGGGAGAAGGCTGGCTCTATGCCGCTGCCTGGGATGGTCTTTTCCGAACGGATAATCCAGCCAAGGGCTGGGAAAAAATCAATCTAGGTGCTTATCGCGGACGGCTCTTCTCGATTGCCGTGTCGCCCCGCAACCCGGATGTCTTGCTTGCCGGGATTTCAGACGGTTTGCTGATGAGTTCAGACGGCGGCGTCACTTGGCAGCGGGCCGACCTACCGATGAAAGCCGTCAAGGATGCGACCTGTGTCCAGGAAATTGCCATTCACCCACGCCAGCCAGAAACCATCCTGGTCGGCACGCGCCGGACGGCCTACCTAAGCCGAGACGGTGGCAAATCCTGGGAACGACTCGCCCGCGGCATCGGTTTTGGCGATATTGCTGTCATTCGGTTCAACCCACGCAACGCCGACGAAGTCCTGATTGGTGATGCCCAGGGTGGGGGGCTATATCTTTCCGTCAATGGTGGGCAGCTTTTTCACCGCCTCGACCAGCGGGCCGTCTTGCCTGGACGCCGGATGTGGGCGGCGGCATTTGACCCCTTTACGACCGGGCGCGTCTATGCTGGCTCAGTGACGTCCGGGGTCATGATTGCCACGATCCCCGGCGTTGCGCCGCTGTCGGCCAGCCAGTAA
- the mutM gene encoding bifunctional DNA-formamidopyrimidine glycosylase/DNA-(apurinic or apyrimidinic site) lyase — protein MPELPEVEGVARELRQRLNQRQIVRVVVTRPRLVAPQSVESFAECLRGASFVDVGRRGKHLLLHLDNAHTLVIHLRMAGRFLYVAPTAPLPKFIHARFELDNDRWLAFQDQRHFAIMRLAPTDSLHQLKELRDLAPEPLGPDFTRDYLRRTLAGTQRPIKEVLLDQTRVAGLGNIYAAEALFAVGIHPLTPANAIPKAKVDYLWQVIRILLESAIEAGSTIDVNPENITGQYFGAAFAEALLVYDREGEPCVRCETPIARIRQAQRSTYFCPKCQRPRAKTTRQARS, from the coding sequence ATGCCTGAGCTTCCTGAAGTGGAAGGCGTTGCGCGTGAGCTACGGCAACGCCTCAACCAGCGGCAGATTGTGCGCGTGGTGGTGACTCGCCCACGGCTTGTCGCGCCGCAGTCGGTGGAATCATTTGCCGAATGTTTGCGTGGCGCGTCCTTTGTTGACGTTGGCCGCCGGGGCAAACATTTGCTTCTGCACCTCGACAATGCACACACGTTGGTCATTCACTTACGGATGGCCGGGCGTTTTCTCTATGTTGCGCCGACCGCGCCCTTGCCCAAGTTCATCCATGCCAGATTTGAGCTTGATAATGACCGTTGGTTGGCATTCCAGGATCAGCGCCATTTTGCCATCATGCGCCTCGCGCCAACGGATAGCCTTCACCAGCTTAAGGAACTCCGCGACCTTGCCCCGGAGCCGCTCGGACCGGATTTCACTCGCGACTACCTACGGCGCACGCTCGCCGGTACGCAGCGCCCGATCAAGGAGGTCTTGCTTGACCAGACCCGCGTCGCCGGACTCGGCAATATCTATGCGGCGGAGGCACTTTTTGCGGTTGGTATCCATCCTCTGACGCCGGCCAACGCTATTCCCAAAGCGAAAGTTGATTACCTGTGGCAAGTCATCCGCATCTTACTTGAGTCAGCGATTGAGGCGGGCAGCACCATTGATGTGAACCCAGAAAACATCACCGGCCAGTATTTTGGCGCTGCCTTTGCCGAAGCCCTGCTGGTTTATGACCGGGAAGGCGAACCATGTGTGCGGTGTGAAACGCCCATTGCCCGAATCCGCCAAGCGCAACGCTCAACCTACTTTTGCCCCAAGTGCCAGCGTCCGCGTGCCAAGACCACACGACAAGCCCGAAGTTGA
- a CDS encoding HD domain-containing phosphohydrolase: protein MDQQTTNAAWGTLKYRDAAGKEVVLALNKPLFRIGRLADNDLQLDDPYVSRLHVELRFDGTQAVLVDRSSTGATYVNDQRVSESRLRNADRLSLGRKMAGAEMIFEYVNQDAKQPEGNDPHQVMSVIDHSQTRYLNTSLIRAANLTNAATVNRLKALYEITSAILAVTTREELAEKLLTLLFDLLPAERGVILLADPKDNSLRQQAARLRNGDAAQVSPSQTIVHRVYEGNVAELCLDARNDARFASQQSIIFQSIRSVMCAPISSATRTWGVCYLDNLTTKKTFEDEELEFLMAVSRQAGLALENIYLLEEQKITFQSFVTTLAASIDARDDLTAGHSARVARYSRSIAKYMNLSEAERRRIYYAGLLHDYGKIGTREAILCKPGKLTPEEYAHMRDHAKNTFDILSKIHFTREMQDLPLVAAGHHENLDGSGYPFGLKGDEIPIGARIIAVADFFDALTHKRHYREPMPIEEVLELIDESTGSKFDPRVVAALKQFVVNEFLPNQRKRAEAEARRAQSVQQVGDITGEVTAPSEDTTMAVAPPKTVSMDPVLL from the coding sequence ATGGATCAGCAAACAACCAATGCGGCCTGGGGAACGCTCAAGTATCGAGACGCGGCTGGAAAAGAAGTCGTTCTGGCTTTGAATAAACCACTTTTTCGCATTGGGCGTCTCGCCGATAACGATTTGCAGTTGGACGACCCTTACGTGTCGCGCCTACACGTCGAGCTGCGGTTTGACGGCACGCAAGCAGTGCTGGTGGACCGAAGCAGCACCGGGGCAACCTACGTCAACGACCAACGGGTTTCAGAGTCTCGGTTACGAAATGCCGACCGGCTATCCCTCGGCCGCAAGATGGCTGGGGCGGAGATGATTTTTGAGTATGTCAATCAGGACGCGAAGCAGCCGGAAGGCAACGACCCCCACCAGGTGATGTCGGTGATTGACCACTCCCAGACGCGCTATCTCAATACCTCGCTGATTCGCGCCGCAAATCTAACCAACGCCGCGACCGTCAATCGCTTGAAGGCGCTTTACGAGATCACGAGCGCGATCCTGGCCGTTACAACCCGTGAGGAACTGGCCGAAAAGCTTCTGACGCTCCTGTTTGACTTGCTGCCGGCCGAGCGGGGTGTGATTTTACTGGCCGATCCCAAGGACAACAGCCTACGCCAGCAAGCAGCGCGGTTGCGGAATGGGGATGCCGCCCAGGTTTCGCCGAGTCAAACAATTGTGCATCGCGTCTATGAGGGCAACGTGGCTGAACTGTGCCTTGACGCCCGCAATGACGCCCGTTTCGCGAGTCAGCAAAGTATCATTTTTCAGTCTATCCGGTCGGTGATGTGCGCGCCCATCAGCTCGGCGACCCGGACGTGGGGCGTTTGCTACCTCGACAATCTGACGACCAAGAAAACGTTTGAAGATGAAGAGCTTGAATTTTTGATGGCGGTTTCGCGGCAGGCCGGGTTGGCGTTAGAAAACATTTACTTGCTGGAAGAGCAGAAAATTACTTTCCAGAGCTTCGTGACGACGCTAGCGGCTTCGATTGATGCCCGCGATGACCTGACCGCTGGCCATTCAGCGCGGGTAGCCCGCTATTCACGCTCGATTGCAAAGTATATGAATCTGTCCGAAGCCGAACGGCGACGGATTTACTACGCCGGATTGCTGCACGATTACGGTAAAATCGGGACGCGCGAGGCCATCCTGTGCAAGCCGGGCAAGTTGACGCCGGAAGAGTACGCGCACATGCGCGACCACGCCAAAAACACCTTTGACATTTTGTCAAAGATTCATTTCACGCGAGAGATGCAAGACCTGCCCCTCGTGGCAGCCGGGCATCACGAAAACCTGGATGGCAGTGGCTACCCGTTTGGCTTGAAAGGTGATGAGATCCCAATCGGAGCGCGGATCATTGCCGTGGCCGATTTTTTCGACGCGCTCACCCACAAGCGCCACTACCGAGAACCGATGCCGATTGAAGAGGTTCTCGAACTCATTGATGAAAGTACCGGATCAAAGTTTGACCCACGGGTGGTCGCCGCGCTCAAGCAGTTTGTCGTGAATGAGTTTCTACCCAACCAACGAAAGCGTGCTGAAGCCGAAGCGCGCCGCGCACAGTCTGTCCAGCAGGTAGGCGACATCACAGGCGAAGTGACCGCTCCCAGTGAAGATACGACGATGGCCGTAGCTCCCCCAAAGACGGTCTCTATGGACCCGGTTCTGCTCTGA
- a CDS encoding tetratricopeptide repeat protein, which yields MSLNDATSNSSARTNEERRRAYLCWGVILVGLTCLYPLQARFDATFQSSRAVEETLYIRSGETVRRLSFGFDGVVSDLYWIRTVQYFGRKLTGGLTGEGAVDFSRLSKDDMPILAPMLDITTTVDPNFVAAYRTGAIFLAEFDYDAALALLRKGIAAQKDQKTLFRMWSDYGAICWRAKRYDECAEAYQRASELALGSKDRDWTAVMVGAAKTRGGDRRTSYLLFQQLRDEAEHEGARLGAEWRLQQLTSLDEREFMTRMIARFREIHQRNPATFSEVFPLIAEHRAEAYDALGRPLALFHEEFSRRFSRYDRLPLDPSGEPYRYDPVRGCIGLGAASRVARDLEEACP from the coding sequence ATGTCTTTGAACGACGCAACTTCAAATAGCTCAGCCAGAACGAACGAAGAACGCCGCCGGGCTTACCTGTGCTGGGGCGTCATCCTGGTTGGGCTGACCTGTCTCTACCCACTGCAAGCCCGATTCGATGCGACGTTTCAGTCCAGTCGCGCGGTTGAGGAAACGCTTTACATCCGCTCTGGTGAAACGGTACGACGCTTGTCATTTGGATTTGACGGCGTTGTATCCGACCTTTACTGGATTCGTACCGTGCAGTATTTCGGTCGAAAGCTGACGGGTGGGCTGACCGGCGAGGGGGCCGTGGATTTCTCACGACTCTCCAAGGATGACATGCCGATCCTTGCGCCCATGCTTGACATCACAACCACCGTTGACCCGAACTTCGTAGCGGCTTATCGAACCGGGGCCATTTTTCTGGCGGAGTTCGATTACGATGCGGCGCTGGCACTGTTGCGCAAAGGGATTGCTGCGCAGAAGGACCAGAAAACGCTATTCCGCATGTGGTCGGATTACGGCGCCATCTGCTGGCGCGCCAAGCGCTACGATGAGTGCGCCGAGGCCTATCAACGCGCTTCTGAGCTGGCGTTGGGTTCAAAGGATCGCGATTGGACAGCCGTCATGGTCGGCGCGGCCAAAACCCGTGGCGGCGACCGACGGACGTCATACTTACTGTTTCAGCAGCTCCGTGATGAAGCCGAGCATGAGGGTGCGCGCTTGGGCGCTGAGTGGCGACTCCAGCAACTGACATCGCTGGATGAGCGTGAGTTCATGACCCGGATGATTGCTCGCTTTCGGGAAATTCACCAACGCAACCCAGCCACGTTCAGCGAGGTGTTCCCGCTCATCGCCGAGCATCGCGCTGAGGCTTACGATGCGCTTGGGCGGCCGCTAGCGCTTTTTCACGAGGAATTCTCGCGGCGCTTCAGCCGCTATGACCGCCTGCCGCTTGATCCAAGCGGTGAACCCTACCGGTATGACCCAGTGCGCGGCTGCATTGGACTTGGCGCGGCGTCCAGAGTCGCGCGCGATCTGGAAGAAGCTTGTCCCTAG
- a CDS encoding ABC transporter permease — MKQISIVALNTFRESVRDKVLYNLVVAVLILIAASLLIGELSINQERKAMVDLGLSTLLLFGYLIAVFIGTGLVYKEIERRTIYTILSKPLHRYEFILGKFFGLSLTLLVNCAVMLVALIVALFYVRRPTDPSPFGIIPAAFLLYVELLLATALALLFSSFTTPALATLFSIVSYLVCNFTPDLKLFADVLNVETYPSLRVTQVVLWGLYYLLPNLNNFNFITRTAHGIPITSAQLGLACLYGVVYLGILLSLTIYVFERRNFK, encoded by the coding sequence GTGAAACAGATTTCAATCGTCGCACTCAATACTTTCCGCGAATCGGTACGCGACAAGGTTCTTTATAACTTGGTTGTGGCGGTGCTCATCCTCATCGCCGCCTCACTTCTTATCGGCGAGCTTTCCATCAATCAGGAACGCAAGGCGATGGTGGACCTCGGCCTGAGCACGCTCCTGCTGTTTGGCTATCTCATTGCCGTCTTCATCGGCACCGGGCTGGTTTACAAAGAAATCGAACGGCGCACGATTTACACCATCTTGTCAAAACCTCTGCATCGCTACGAGTTCATTCTTGGGAAGTTTTTTGGTTTATCGCTCACGCTGTTGGTCAATTGCGCAGTCATGCTTGTGGCCTTGATTGTGGCGCTGTTTTACGTGCGACGGCCAACCGACCCATCGCCATTTGGTATTATCCCGGCGGCGTTCTTGCTCTACGTCGAACTGCTGTTGGCAACGGCGCTGGCGCTGCTTTTTTCATCGTTTACGACACCGGCGCTGGCAACGCTCTTTAGCATCGTAAGCTACTTGGTGTGTAACTTCACGCCTGATCTCAAGCTGTTCGCCGATGTCCTCAACGTTGAAACCTATCCGTCGCTGCGTGTGACCCAGGTCGTTCTCTGGGGGCTTTACTACCTGCTCCCCAACCTCAACAACTTCAACTTCATTACTCGTACGGCGCATGGCATCCCCATCACCAGCGCACAGCTTGGCCTTGCCTGCCTGTATGGCGTGGTCTATCTCGGTATTCTGCTCTCACTGACGATCTATGTCTTTGAACGACGCAACTTCAAATAG